The following coding sequences are from one Panicum hallii strain FIL2 chromosome 5, PHallii_v3.1, whole genome shotgun sequence window:
- the LOC112895635 gene encoding abhydrolase domain-containing protein C22H12.03-like isoform X2, whose translation MAAPPRAFPAEARRAALGAASLSAPRRGARVRAARPREENFYTHRLLMSSNMNSRSLVCPPCNCAQMALADTRIAYQPDVDKHAGVLAYELVQGSLVQWNSFMDKSIPDPPTAVLLHGILGSRKNWGSFAKRLAQEFPMWQFLLVDLRCHGDSASLKKRGPHTVASTALDVLKLVVQLRLTPRVLVGHSFGGKVALSMVEQAAKPLARPVRAWVLDATPGKVRAGGDGEDHPAELIEFLRRMPKQVSSKQEVVDALVKEQFSVDVARWVATNLRRSSPLGQQSSTSFSWTFDLNGISEMYKSYEDTNLWRIVENVPRGVHINFLKAERSLHRWALEDLQRIHTAEELAADEGGGVEMHVLEDAGHWVHADNPDGLFRILSSTFRIETTIRGMQD comes from the exons atggcggcgccgccgcgcgcgttCCCCGCGGAGGCGAGGAGGGCCGCGCTCGGAGCAGCGTCCCTCTCCGCGCCGCGACGGGGTGCTAGGGTTCGCGCGGCGCGGCCACGGGAG GAGAATTTTTATACCCATCGATTGCTGATGTCGTCTAATATGAATTCAAGGTCGTTGGTGTGCCCTCCATGCAATTGTGCTCAAATGGCCTTGGCTGACACAAGAATTGCTTATCAACCTGATGTTGACAAGCATGCTGGAGTTCTG GCCTATGAACTTGTCCAAGGGAGCCTT GTGCAGTGGAATTCATTTATGGACAAATCAATACCCGATCCACCAACAGCTGTTCTCCTTCATGGCATCCTTGGGAGCAGGAAAAACTGGG GATCTTTTGCAAAGAGGTTGGCTCAGGAATTCCCTATGTGGCAG TTTCTCTTGGTTGATTTGCGCTGCCATGGTGACTCAGCATCGCTGAAGAAGCGCGGACCACACACTGTTGCCTCAACTGCTCTTGATGTTCTAAAGCTG GTAGTGCAGCTCAGGCTAACACCTCGGGTTTTGGTTGGTCACAGCTTTGGTGGAAAAG TGGCCCTGAGTATGGTAGAACAAGCTGCAAAACCACTTGCTCGCCCTGTCAGA GCATGGGTCCTTGATGCTACTCCTGGCAAAGTTCGTGCTGGAGGAGATGGCGAAGATCACCCTGCAGAACTTATTGAATTCCTCAGAAGAATGCCTAAGCAG GTTTCTTCAAAGCAGGAGGTTGTTGATGCTCTTGTTAAAGAACAATTTTCTGTGGATGTTGCACGG TGGGTGGCCACAAATCTACGTCGGAGCAGTCCATTAGGTCAGCAATCATCTACAAGCTTTTCGTGGACTTTTGACCTAAATGGCATCTCCGAGATGTACAAGTCTTATGAAGATACTAACTTGTG GAGGATTGTAGAGAATGTACCAAGGGGGGTTCATATTAACTTTCTAAAAGCTGAACGGAGTTTGCACAGATGGGCTCTTGAAGACCTGCAAAGAATTCATACTGCAGAAGAATTAGCTGCAGATGAGGGTGGTGGAGTTGAAATGCACGTGCTTGAAGATGCTGGGCACTGG GTTCATGCAGACAACCCAGATGGTCTGTTTCGGATTCTTTCATCAACCTTCCGTATTGAGACTACTATAAGAGGAATGCAAGACTAA
- the LOC112895635 gene encoding abhydrolase domain-containing protein C22H12.03-like isoform X1, which produces MLGRVMGSAASRCWVQAKQEVLVQFCGCEVAGGELVIGLMQMQLAWTMLVSFCCRMIVLKCDISPGGTTRRKALGSLVCPPCNCAQMALADTRIAYQPDVDKHAGVLAYELVQGSLVQWNSFMDKSIPDPPTAVLLHGILGSRKNWGSFAKRLAQEFPMWQFLLVDLRCHGDSASLKKRGPHTVASTALDVLKLVVQLRLTPRVLVGHSFGGKVALSMVEQAAKPLARPVRAWVLDATPGKVRAGGDGEDHPAELIEFLRRMPKQVSSKQEVVDALVKEQFSVDVARWVATNLRRSSPLGQQSSTSFSWTFDLNGISEMYKSYEDTNLWRIVENVPRGVHINFLKAERSLHRWALEDLQRIHTAEELAADEGGGVEMHVLEDAGHWVHADNPDGLFRILSSTFRIETTIRGMQD; this is translated from the exons ATGCTGGGTCGGGTCATGGGTTCTGCCGCATCGCGTTGTTGGGTTCAAGCTAAACAGGAGGTTTTGGTGCAATTTTGTGGGTGTGAAGTGGCGGGTGGTGAATTGGTGATCGGCCTAATGCAGATGCAACTGG CATGGACCATGTTGGTCTCATTCTGTTGCCGTATGATTGTCCTAAAATGTGATATATCACCTGGAGGCACTACAAGGAGGAAAGCTTTAGG GTCGTTGGTGTGCCCTCCATGCAATTGTGCTCAAATGGCCTTGGCTGACACAAGAATTGCTTATCAACCTGATGTTGACAAGCATGCTGGAGTTCTG GCCTATGAACTTGTCCAAGGGAGCCTT GTGCAGTGGAATTCATTTATGGACAAATCAATACCCGATCCACCAACAGCTGTTCTCCTTCATGGCATCCTTGGGAGCAGGAAAAACTGGG GATCTTTTGCAAAGAGGTTGGCTCAGGAATTCCCTATGTGGCAG TTTCTCTTGGTTGATTTGCGCTGCCATGGTGACTCAGCATCGCTGAAGAAGCGCGGACCACACACTGTTGCCTCAACTGCTCTTGATGTTCTAAAGCTG GTAGTGCAGCTCAGGCTAACACCTCGGGTTTTGGTTGGTCACAGCTTTGGTGGAAAAG TGGCCCTGAGTATGGTAGAACAAGCTGCAAAACCACTTGCTCGCCCTGTCAGA GCATGGGTCCTTGATGCTACTCCTGGCAAAGTTCGTGCTGGAGGAGATGGCGAAGATCACCCTGCAGAACTTATTGAATTCCTCAGAAGAATGCCTAAGCAG GTTTCTTCAAAGCAGGAGGTTGTTGATGCTCTTGTTAAAGAACAATTTTCTGTGGATGTTGCACGG TGGGTGGCCACAAATCTACGTCGGAGCAGTCCATTAGGTCAGCAATCATCTACAAGCTTTTCGTGGACTTTTGACCTAAATGGCATCTCCGAGATGTACAAGTCTTATGAAGATACTAACTTGTG GAGGATTGTAGAGAATGTACCAAGGGGGGTTCATATTAACTTTCTAAAAGCTGAACGGAGTTTGCACAGATGGGCTCTTGAAGACCTGCAAAGAATTCATACTGCAGAAGAATTAGCTGCAGATGAGGGTGGTGGAGTTGAAATGCACGTGCTTGAAGATGCTGGGCACTGG GTTCATGCAGACAACCCAGATGGTCTGTTTCGGATTCTTTCATCAACCTTCCGTATTGAGACTACTATAAGAGGAATGCAAGACTAA